In Rhinolophus ferrumequinum isolate MPI-CBG mRhiFer1 chromosome 18, mRhiFer1_v1.p, whole genome shotgun sequence, a genomic segment contains:
- the NDUFC1 gene encoding NADH dehydrogenase [ubiquinone] 1 subunit C1, mitochondrial yields MASFALLRPFCRLLPPTRLPSGSSARSKFYVREPLHDKPDWLKVGFALGTSVFMWIYLIKQHNEDVLEYKRRNGLE; encoded by the exons ATGGCGTCGTTCGCGTTGTTGCGCCCCTTCTGCAGGCTGCTGCCCCCGACCAGGCTCCCGAGCGGCT CTTCAGCGCGGTCAAAGTTCTATGTTCGGGAGCCGCTCCACGACAAGCCTGACTGGCTGAAAGTTGGGTTCGCCTTGGGCACCTCGGTCTTCATGTGGATCTAT CTCATTAAACAACATAATGAAGATGTTTTAGagtataaaagaagaaatgggttggaataa
- the MGARP gene encoding protein MGARP: MYLRRAVSKTLALPLRTPCSPAPLRKDASLRWVSSNRFPGSPGSNTIYYLVVGVTGSAGGYYTYRTVTSEQAKHTEHTTNLKEKTKEELQPFQDDRTEVENGLMTPQSSTSERENLSGAAKASSEPPEVPSVEAQAVAAGEFLDATVAVLTEASAGPHPAEAARVDTTAVGAETGPEVPNAATGETAEVSTETTSEVTSAALGEADAIKNDNGTTENESNGEFAELEKGNSPIESESSTEDDLQEEASVGSEATSAQG; this comes from the exons ATGTATCTCCGCAGGGCCGTCTCCAAGACCCTGGCGCTGCCGCTGAGGACGCCCTGCAGCCCCGCGCCGCTCCGGAAGGACG CGTCTCTCAGGTGGGTGTCGTCTAACAGATTCCCTGGGTCGCCTGGTTCCAACACGATCTACTATCTGGTTGTTGGTGTCACAGGCAGTGCTGGTGGATACTAC ACTTATAGGACAGTAACATCAGAGCAAGCCAAACACACTGAACATACAAcgaatttgaaagaaaaaaccaAAGAAGAGTTACAGCCATTTCAAG atgacagaaCTGAGGTTGAGAATGGATTAATGACTCCTCAGTCATCGACTA GTGAAAGAGAGAACCTTTCGGGAGCGGCGAAAGCAAGTTCAGAACCCCCTGAAGTACCTTCAGTGGAAGCTCAGGCGGTGGCTGCTGGAGAATTCCTCGATGCCACTGTTGCAGTCCTAACAGAGGCTTCAGCGGGTCCCCACCCTGCGGAGGCTGCCCGGGTGGACACCACGGCAGTCGGTGCTGAAACTGGGCCAGAGGTTCCAAATGCAGCCACCGGTGAAACCGCAGAAGTCAGCACCGAAACGACCTCAGAGGTTACCAGTGCAGCTCTGGGTGAAGCTGatgccattaaaaatgataacGGTACAACTGAGAACGAAAGCAATGGTGAATTTGCtgaactagaaaaaggaaattctccAATTGAGTCAGAATCCTCGACCGAGGATGATTTACAGGAAGAAGCCAGTGTAGGTTCTGAGGCCACCTCTGCTCAAGGCTAA